In Zunongwangia profunda SM-A87, the following proteins share a genomic window:
- the murI gene encoding glutamate racemase has protein sequence MNKNSIGIFDSGIGGTSIWREIHELLPFEDTVYLADSFNAPYGIKTREEIIELSRKNTIKLLELGAKIIVVACNTATTNAINELRNEFDVSFIGIEPAIKPAALQSRTKNIGILATKGTLSSSLFTKTSDLYTQGLKVIEVEGNGLVELIEAGKIYSTEMDLLLDQLLAPLISQPIDYLVLGCSHYPYLIPRLKEKFHPALSIIDSGEAVARQTKAILEKENLLNTDFQQKGTCTFYTNYDPYILKNIIKRDNEDFQVKRLDF, from the coding sequence ATGAACAAAAATAGTATCGGCATATTCGATTCTGGTATTGGCGGAACTTCCATATGGAGAGAAATTCATGAACTTTTACCTTTTGAAGATACCGTTTATCTAGCCGATAGCTTTAATGCACCTTATGGTATTAAGACCAGAGAGGAAATCATTGAACTTAGTAGAAAGAACACTATTAAACTTTTAGAACTTGGTGCTAAAATAATAGTCGTAGCCTGCAATACAGCCACCACCAATGCAATAAACGAATTAAGGAACGAATTCGATGTTTCTTTTATCGGCATTGAGCCGGCCATTAAGCCAGCCGCATTGCAGTCCCGAACTAAAAACATTGGGATCCTCGCAACGAAAGGAACGCTTAGCAGCAGTTTATTTACAAAAACTTCAGATTTATATACTCAGGGATTAAAAGTGATTGAAGTTGAAGGAAATGGTCTTGTAGAACTTATTGAAGCCGGAAAAATCTATTCTACAGAAATGGATCTGTTATTGGATCAACTTCTCGCTCCCTTAATATCCCAACCTATTGATTATTTGGTTTTAGGCTGCAGCCATTATCCCTATTTAATCCCTAGATTAAAAGAAAAATTCCATCCGGCATTAAGCATTATCGACTCGGGAGAAGCCGTAGCAAGACAAACTAAAGCCATTCTTGAAAAAGAAAACTTATTAAATACCGATTTTCAGCAAAAAGGGACATGCACCTTTTACACAAACTACGACCCCTACATACTTAAAAATATCATCAAACGCGACAATGAAGATTTTCAAGTGAAACGCCTGGACTTTTAA
- a CDS encoding NifU family protein, producing the protein MENYTINIQHTTQPEIVKFEANKFLTKHENFEFKNIDEAAKSPIAQQLFYLPFVKTVYISQNFIAIEKYDIVAWPEVENEVAEQIQNYLNKGGIVIKTDEQQKNIPVTVYAESTPNPKVMKFVANRKLVLHAAEFKNIDDAAESPLAQKLFHFPFVKEVFIDENYVSINKYDVASWDEITMELREFIRNFIQEGNSVLNNDAITGAPEGKNGSETSKTAPKPQINIDELDDTSQQVVAILEEYIKPAVASDGGNILFDSYNEESRTVKVILQGACSGCPSSTMTLKSGIETMLRDMLKGKVDYVEAVNG; encoded by the coding sequence ATGGAAAATTATACCATTAATATACAACACACTACACAGCCTGAGATTGTTAAATTTGAAGCGAATAAATTCTTGACCAAACACGAGAATTTTGAATTCAAAAATATCGATGAGGCTGCGAAATCTCCCATCGCACAACAACTATTCTACCTTCCATTTGTAAAAACAGTTTACATTTCCCAGAATTTTATAGCTATCGAAAAATATGATATCGTAGCCTGGCCAGAAGTGGAAAATGAAGTTGCTGAGCAAATTCAAAATTATTTGAATAAGGGTGGGATTGTTATCAAAACCGATGAGCAGCAAAAAAATATTCCTGTTACCGTTTATGCCGAAAGTACGCCTAACCCAAAGGTTATGAAGTTTGTGGCAAACCGAAAACTGGTACTTCATGCTGCGGAATTTAAAAATATTGATGACGCGGCAGAATCACCGCTAGCTCAAAAGTTATTTCATTTTCCTTTTGTAAAGGAAGTCTTTATTGACGAGAATTATGTAAGCATCAATAAATACGACGTTGCTTCCTGGGATGAGATCACTATGGAATTACGTGAATTTATCCGTAATTTTATTCAGGAAGGAAATTCAGTATTAAATAATGATGCCATTACCGGAGCACCAGAAGGGAAAAATGGATCTGAAACTTCTAAAACTGCACCTAAACCACAAATTAATATTGATGAACTAGATGATACTTCACAACAGGTGGTAGCCATTTTAGAAGAATATATTAAGCCTGCCGTAGCCAGTGATGGAGGTAATATTTTATTCGATTCTTACAATGAAGAAAGCAGGACGGTAAAAGTGATCTTACAGGGCGCTTGCAGTGGCTGTCCCTCTTCTACCATGACTTTAAAAAGCGGTATCGAAACCATGCTTCGTGATATGCTAAAAGGAAAAGTAGATTACGTAGAAGCCGTTAACGGATAA
- a CDS encoding PorP/SprF family type IX secretion system membrane protein, with protein MCPDRFQQILVLIIFCPLLLFSTSRVAAQEVIPTYSDYLMDNLYLLYPSMAGASNYNQIRLTARQQWFDVDDAPNLQTLSVNGRLGDKIGVGTIFFRDENGYFSKLGAYGTFAYHLMFSRDNVNLNQLSFGLSGGIIQHRLDQSEFNVYDPIIGNNDTTADFFANMDVGMSYYYMDFYAHVAVKNIISIERDLFYSDAVPNNQRKYLASAGYVFDFVPNDWGLEPSFLFQLRELNSQASIDVNIKAYKDFDFGQGWIGVSYRQAFDGVEYNRTGEEIQRQNLRYITPFLGLEYKRFMFGYTFSYQMNTIVLSNNGFHQLTLGYNFGESRKRYDCRCPAIN; from the coding sequence ATGTGCCCTGACCGTTTTCAACAAATCCTGGTTTTGATAATTTTTTGCCCCCTTCTTTTATTTTCAACTAGTAGGGTAGCGGCACAGGAGGTGATCCCAACATACTCTGATTATTTAATGGATAACTTATATTTACTATATCCATCAATGGCAGGGGCCTCAAACTATAATCAAATTCGGCTTACGGCCAGGCAGCAATGGTTTGACGTAGACGATGCTCCTAACTTACAAACTTTAAGTGTGAATGGTAGATTAGGTGACAAAATTGGTGTAGGAACGATATTTTTTAGAGATGAAAATGGTTATTTCTCTAAGTTAGGCGCTTATGGAACCTTTGCCTACCATCTTATGTTTTCCAGGGATAATGTGAATCTTAATCAATTATCATTTGGACTTAGTGGTGGTATTATCCAACATCGGCTGGATCAATCTGAATTTAATGTTTATGATCCTATTATTGGAAATAATGATACTACTGCAGATTTCTTTGCCAATATGGATGTTGGGATGTCGTATTATTATATGGATTTTTATGCGCATGTTGCTGTAAAGAATATTATTTCTATAGAACGTGACTTATTTTATTCCGACGCAGTTCCTAATAATCAGCGTAAATATCTGGCTTCGGCAGGATATGTTTTTGATTTTGTTCCTAATGATTGGGGATTGGAGCCTTCATTTTTATTTCAGTTAAGAGAACTGAATTCTCAGGCTAGCATAGATGTTAATATAAAAGCCTATAAAGATTTTGATTTTGGCCAGGGCTGGATAGGGGTGTCCTATCGGCAGGCTTTTGACGGAGTAGAATATAACAGGACCGGTGAAGAAATACAGCGACAAAACTTACGATATATCACTCCATTTTTAGGTTTGGAGTATAAGCGATTTATGTTTGGTTATACCTTCAGTTATCAGATGAATACGATAGTTTTAAGTAATAATGGTTTTCATCAACTTACTTTAGGATATAATTTTGGAGAAAGCAGGAAGCGTTACGATTGCCGGTGCCCTGCCATTAATTAA
- a CDS encoding OmpH family outer membrane protein, whose protein sequence is MKQFRTFFIALALTLGATTFVNAQNSKVAHIATQELIESMPAYKDAMTQLDKLRNTYDAEIKDMMSEAQKTLQRYEAEAETVTEEENQKRSMELQSAEQRIRERSQKASQDLQKKQQDLVRPILEKARNAIQEVARAKGFDYVLDSTTGAGVIMADGYDLMPDVKTKLGI, encoded by the coding sequence ATGAAACAATTTAGAACATTTTTTATAGCCTTAGCATTAACCCTGGGAGCTACGACATTTGTAAATGCTCAGAACTCTAAAGTTGCACACATCGCAACCCAAGAGCTTATAGAGTCTATGCCTGCTTATAAGGATGCCATGACTCAGCTTGATAAGTTGAGAAACACTTATGATGCAGAAATTAAGGATATGATGAGTGAAGCACAAAAGACCCTACAACGCTATGAAGCTGAAGCAGAAACAGTAACTGAGGAAGAAAACCAAAAACGTTCTATGGAATTACAAAGTGCTGAGCAACGAATCCGTGAGCGTAGCCAAAAAGCTTCTCAGGATCTTCAAAAGAAACAACAAGATCTTGTACGACCAATTTTAGAAAAAGCACGTAATGCCATCCAGGAAGTAGCAAGAGCTAAAGGATTTGATTACGTTTTAGATTCTACAACTGGAGCTGGTGTAATCATGGCAGATGGATATGATTTAATGCCAGACGTAAAAACTAAATTAGGAATCTAA
- a CDS encoding inorganic phosphate transporter yields the protein MEDVYIVMLVALLALAITDLVVGVSNDAINFLNSAIGSKAVSMRTILIVASIGVAIGAIFSSGLMEVARKGIFLPQQFYFEEIMIIFMAVMITDVLLLDFFNSIGLPTSTTVSIVFELLGAAVSIAVIKIYKDGNDLSLLASYINTSKATEIIIGILMAVVIAFIVGLVVQYISRLIFSFQFERKMKYVGSIFGGASLTAILYFILIKGLKSVPYLSEDTLTYINENTLIIILIGFVFFSIISQLLMSMFKLNILRVIIVIGTFALALAFAGNDLVNFIGVPIAAWQSYNLWETAYQSSGTLPSEMLMSGLSGSVPTPEFLLIIAGGVMVVTLWFSSKAKAVVETGVNLARQGDGVERFEPNWLSRSIVRYSVMFSGAVSTVMPKAIKNKIDKKFEKPEHHTRSKRLDAPAFDMVRASVNLVVASILISIGTNLKLPLSTTYVTFMVAMGSSLADRAWDRESAVYRVAGVLNVIGGWFVTALVAFTAAAIFACIIYYGGTIALAILIILAVVLVVRSGIIHSRKSKEEKKNKRYNRTDIITINEITTETSENISSVIHGINRMYTKTVDNLGYHDLGKLKKNNKAIGKLEEEVDELKGNIFYFIKSLDDDSVEASKFYILILDYLQDMTQSIAFITRNSYNHVHNNHKNLKFNQIRDLKKVDERMQVLFDDIEYAFNNHEFAKIDQILKDKQELLDYVSDLIQKQINRIRTSETSPRNTKLYFGLLLETRDLITSTMSLLQLFQEFYREAKSTF from the coding sequence ATGGAAGATGTTTACATTGTAATGCTTGTCGCCCTTTTGGCACTTGCGATTACAGATTTGGTGGTAGGAGTAAGTAATGATGCCATCAATTTTTTAAATTCGGCTATAGGGTCTAAGGCGGTCTCGATGCGAACCATCTTAATTGTAGCGAGTATTGGTGTGGCTATTGGTGCGATTTTTTCCAGTGGTTTGATGGAAGTGGCCCGAAAAGGAATTTTTCTTCCGCAGCAATTCTATTTTGAAGAGATCATGATCATTTTTATGGCTGTCATGATTACAGATGTTTTACTTCTGGATTTCTTCAATTCTATTGGTTTGCCCACCTCTACTACGGTATCTATAGTTTTTGAATTACTGGGAGCTGCAGTAAGTATTGCAGTTATTAAAATTTATAAAGACGGAAATGATTTAAGTCTTTTGGCCAGTTATATTAATACCAGTAAAGCTACAGAGATTATTATAGGTATTCTTATGGCAGTGGTCATTGCTTTTATTGTAGGATTAGTGGTGCAATATATCTCCAGATTAATTTTTTCCTTTCAGTTTGAAAGGAAAATGAAATATGTTGGAAGTATTTTTGGAGGAGCTTCACTAACCGCAATCCTTTATTTTATTTTGATAAAAGGTCTTAAAAGTGTTCCTTATCTTTCTGAAGATACCCTAACGTATATTAACGAAAATACCCTTATTATTATTCTTATTGGCTTTGTTTTCTTTTCTATCATAAGCCAGTTACTAATGAGTATGTTTAAATTAAACATTTTAAGAGTAATTATCGTTATAGGAACCTTTGCCCTGGCATTAGCCTTTGCCGGGAATGATCTGGTAAACTTTATAGGTGTGCCTATTGCTGCCTGGCAATCATATAATTTATGGGAAACTGCTTATCAATCATCTGGGACTTTACCTTCTGAAATGTTAATGAGTGGATTAAGCGGAAGTGTACCTACGCCAGAATTCTTATTGATTATTGCCGGTGGTGTAATGGTAGTAACACTTTGGTTTAGTAGTAAAGCTAAGGCTGTGGTAGAAACCGGGGTGAATCTGGCCAGGCAGGGTGATGGTGTAGAACGTTTTGAACCCAATTGGCTTTCCAGAAGCATTGTGCGTTATTCTGTAATGTTTAGTGGTGCAGTTTCTACAGTTATGCCAAAAGCTATAAAAAATAAGATTGATAAGAAGTTTGAAAAACCAGAGCATCATACTCGTAGTAAACGCCTGGACGCTCCTGCCTTCGATATGGTTAGGGCTTCTGTAAATCTTGTTGTGGCCAGTATTTTAATATCTATTGGTACGAACTTAAAATTACCATTATCAACCACGTATGTTACTTTTATGGTAGCTATGGGTTCTTCGTTAGCAGATAGGGCTTGGGACCGTGAAAGTGCGGTATATCGTGTGGCTGGCGTATTAAATGTAATTGGTGGTTGGTTTGTAACTGCTTTGGTTGCTTTTACGGCCGCTGCAATTTTTGCCTGTATCATTTATTACGGCGGGACTATTGCTTTGGCAATACTTATTATTCTGGCTGTAGTTTTAGTGGTGCGTAGCGGTATTATACATAGTAGAAAGTCCAAAGAAGAAAAGAAAAATAAGCGTTATAATCGTACAGATATCATTACGATTAATGAGATAACGACGGAAACTTCAGAAAATATTTCAAGTGTAATTCATGGAATTAATCGAATGTATACCAAGACTGTCGATAATCTTGGTTACCATGATCTTGGTAAATTGAAGAAGAATAATAAAGCGATAGGGAAACTTGAAGAAGAGGTTGATGAACTTAAGGGGAACATCTTCTATTTTATTAAATCCCTGGATGATGATTCGGTTGAAGCGAGTAAATTTTATATTTTGATTCTTGATTACCTTCAGGATATGACGCAGTCTATCGCATTTATTACACGTAATAGCTATAATCACGTACACAATAACCATAAGAATCTTAAGTTTAATCAGATTCGTGATTTAAAAAAGGTAGATGAAAGAATGCAGGTGCTTTTTGATGATATTGAATATGCTTTTAATAACCATGAATTTGCAAAAATAGACCAGATATTAAAAGACAAGCAGGAATTACTAGATTACGTTTCAGATTTAATTCAGAAACAAATTAACCGTATTCGAACTTCAGAAACGAGTCCGCGTAACACCAAGCTTTACTTTGGATTGCTTTTGGAAACAAGGGATTTGATCACCTCTACCATGAGTTTACTGCAGTTATTCCAGGAATTTTACAGAGAAGCAAAAAGTACTTTTTAA
- a CDS encoding OmpH family outer membrane protein, whose amino-acid sequence MKKLSLLIITILVPLATFAQRGLNIGYIDMDYILQNIPEYQEASSQLDNRVQEWKNEIDAKRREISEIQTQLENERALLTKELLEEREEDIKYLQDQLTEYQQKRFGPGGDFILQKKQLIKPIQDQVFTAVQEIADRRNFDFIFDRTSEIGMIYAKSNYDMSDQVLRIITRAANREQIETRQDRRELRQAENRTVAQDSVVQARAQASENAKTERELYIEQRRRERDSLRAAKKAEFEARRERILKERKAAQDSIQAAREAAKQTKDTIN is encoded by the coding sequence ATGAAAAAATTAAGTCTACTCATCATTACGATACTTGTACCTCTGGCAACATTTGCTCAGCGCGGTCTTAATATTGGGTATATTGACATGGACTATATTTTACAAAATATCCCCGAATACCAGGAGGCCTCATCCCAACTTGACAATCGGGTACAAGAATGGAAAAATGAAATTGATGCCAAGAGACGTGAAATTTCTGAAATCCAGACCCAGCTTGAAAATGAAAGAGCACTACTAACTAAAGAGCTATTAGAAGAACGAGAAGAAGATATCAAATATTTACAAGATCAGTTAACAGAGTATCAACAAAAAAGATTTGGCCCTGGCGGTGATTTTATTCTTCAGAAGAAACAACTAATCAAACCTATACAAGATCAGGTATTTACCGCTGTACAGGAGATTGCAGATCGAAGAAATTTTGATTTTATTTTTGACCGCACTTCAGAAATTGGTATGATTTATGCCAAGTCCAATTATGATATGAGTGATCAGGTTTTAAGAATTATTACCAGAGCGGCTAATCGCGAACAAATCGAAACGCGTCAGGATCGTAGAGAATTACGACAGGCAGAAAACAGAACTGTAGCACAGGATTCTGTTGTTCAGGCCAGAGCTCAGGCTTCTGAAAATGCTAAAACCGAAAGAGAGCTTTATATTGAACAGCGCCGAAGAGAACGTGATTCGCTTAGGGCAGCAAAAAAAGCTGAATTTGAAGCAAGAAGAGAAAGAATATTAAAAGAGCGTAAAGCAGCTCAAGACAGTATACAAGCTGCGCGGGAAGCTGCAAAACAAACAAAGGATACAATCAATTAA